The nucleotide sequence CGCCTTCAGCCCCGTTTCCGGGTCATGGCCGAACAGAACCTTTTCGTGGGCGTCGAACTCGGGGTGGCAAAAGACCGGCATGGCTCGAAACCTCCTGTCCGAAGCAGTCGGACAGCTATGATCCGACGCTCGGCTTAATGATCTCTTTCCATAAATCTGCGGTGCGTCAGCCGGGGTCGCAATCGCGATTCTGCGCCGCGACGAAAATAGCAGCAAAGGTGAAGAGAAGCCCGGCTACGGAGACGCAAAACTGCGCGAAGCCCCGGTCAAGACGACAGCGAATTACCCATCCCAAACGGCCCGAAAACCTATTCGACGTTCCTCATACGGCAGTTTGCGACTCGCCAACCAAAGCGCGCTCCAGAAACTCGAGGCGGTCCTGGCCCCAGAAGATCTCACCGTTTTCCAGAACATAGGAAGGTGCTCCGAAAACGCCGCGTTCCAATGCCTCCTGGGTCAGTGCCTCGTAGCGGAACTGGGTTTCCGGGTCGAACGCCTTGGCGGCCAAGGCACCCGAGTTATGGCCCGTCTCGGCGGCGATGGCCTCCAGGGTTCCGACCTCGGCGATGTTGCGTTCCTGCTGCCAGATTGCCGCAAGAACGGCGTGGGCAAGCTGCAGGGGATCGCCGCCCGTCGCCTCGGCGGCGATGACGAAGCGAGCCGCCAACCCCTCGGGCGCCGGCAGGCAGCTCGGTTCGAAGACCATTGCGACGCCGAGATGGGCCGACCAGCGTTTCAGTTCCATCATCCTATAGGCCAGACGCTGCGGGGCGCGCTTCGGCAGGGGCAAACCGCCGGAGGCCGGGAAGACGACACCGAAGTCGACAGGTTTGACCGCGATCTTTATCCGGTGACGTTGCGCAATCTGCTCCAGCCGATGCGATCCCAGAAAGGCCCAGGGCGAGCGGAGCGAGAGATAGTAGTCGAGTCGGCGCATCGGCATCGGCCTCCCAAGGTTGCGACCCCTCGAGGTAAAGCAGGCCTGACGCCGAGCAGCAACCCGCTTGCTTGATCCGTCCCAAGCTCTACCCTGCTACGCCATGGTGCGTTTTCTGATTGAGCGGCTGATCGGGCTGGGCGTGGTGCTCTTCGCCATGTCCATCTTCGTCTACCTGCTGATCGGGCTGATGCCCGGCGATCCCATCGACCTGATGATTTCAGCCGATCCGAACCTGACCGCGGCCGACGCCGAACGCCTCAAGGCCGTGTACGGTCTCGACCGGCCAGTTCATGAGCGCTATCTGGCCTGGCTCGGCAACGCTCTTCAGGGCGATTTCGGCTACTCCCGGCTGTTCGCCCGGCCGGTGCTGGAGATCCTGCTCCCGCGCCTCGCCAACACCCTGATGCTGATGGGCCTGGCTTTCGCCCTGGCGCTTTTGATCGCCCTGCCGCTCGGGGTCCTGGCCGCACGGAGGCCGCAGAGCCTGACCGACGGCGCCGTCAACCTCTTCGCCTTCGCCGGCATCTCCCTGCCACCCTTCTGGCTGGCGATTCTGCTGATCCTGCTGTTCGCCGTGGCACTCGGCTGGCTGCCGGCGGGCGGCATGGGCGACGGCTCGCTCACAGGTACGCTGGCTCATC is from Algihabitans albus and encodes:
- a CDS encoding 2-hydroxychromene-2-carboxylate isomerase; translation: MRRLDYYLSLRSPWAFLGSHRLEQIAQRHRIKIAVKPVDFGVVFPASGGLPLPKRAPQRLAYRMMELKRWSAHLGVAMVFEPSCLPAPEGLAARFVIAAEATGGDPLQLAHAVLAAIWQQERNIAEVGTLEAIAAETGHNSGALAAKAFDPETQFRYEALTQEALERGVFGAPSYVLENGEIFWGQDRLEFLERALVGESQTAV
- a CDS encoding ABC transporter permease, whose product is MLDPSQALPCYAMVRFLIERLIGLGVVLFAMSIFVYLLIGLMPGDPIDLMISADPNLTAADAERLKAVYGLDRPVHERYLAWLGNALQGDFGYSRLFARPVLEILLPRLANTLMLMGLAFALALLIALPLGVLAARRPQSLTDGAVNLFAFAGISLPPFWLAILLILLFAVALGWLPAGGMGDGSLTGTLAHLVLPALALTLASVGGYVRYLRASLIEALRQDYVRTARAKGLSSTRVVYGHALRNAMIPVTTIIALDFGTLFGGALITETMFGWLGMGKTIYDAIMGNDYNLALVGLLLATGTVLLANLLADLTYAWLDPRIRLE